From Ptiloglossa arizonensis isolate GNS036 chromosome 14, iyPtiAriz1_principal, whole genome shotgun sequence, the proteins below share one genomic window:
- the LOC143154347 gene encoding uncharacterized protein LOC143154347: MVNESARTLALVITAIKNLRDVKGSSSREILNYLSSVYDIPTQVVRRQMKTALKRGVSYGILKKNGHNYVLPINSKTKCQEVANQELCLLDHCRRSVEQSACCHCKKRRRRRARRKRRKRCKCKSRKRSRSRRRSRRRSRRRCSSRRKSRRRSKRRSRSRRRCGRRSRSRRRRSKTRSRSRSCVKRRRKKCRCRGLFNRQDHRMKRATETLKTNEQPNDKKSFEPETENNDSAASQCSSLSTVSSRVN, encoded by the exons ATGGTGAACGAATCCGCAAGAACTCTCGCGTTGGTGATTACGGCCATAAAAAATCTTCGCGATGTAAAGGGCTCCTCGTCACGAGagattttgaattatttatcgtCGGTCTACGACATACCAACGCAAGTGGTGCGCCGTCAG ATGAAAACAGCCCTGAAACGCGGCGTGTCGTACGGTATCCTGAAGAAGAACGGTCACAATTACGTTCTGCCGATCAATAGCAAGACCAAGTGTCAGGAGGTCGCTAACCAGGAGCTATGTCTGCTGGATCATTGTCGCAGATCCGTTGAACAGAGCGCTTGTTGTCATTGTAAGAAGAGGAGGCGTCGTAGGGCAAGAAGGAAACGCAGGAAGAGATGCAAGTGCAAGAGTAGGAAGAGATCAAGATCCAGACGACGATCCAGAAGAAGATCGAGAAGAAGGTGCAGCAGCAGAAGAAAGTCCAGAAGAAGGTCGAAGAGAAGGTCCAGGAGTAGGAGGAGGTGCGGCAGGAGGTCGAGGTCCAGGAGGAGGAGGTCGAAAACAAGGAGCAGGAGCAGGAGTTGCGTGAAGAGACGCAGGAAGAAGTGTCGATGCCGTGGTCTGTTCAATAGACAAGATCATCGAATGAAGAGGGCTACGGAGACGttgaaaacgaacgaacaacCGAACGATAAGAAATCATTCGAACCGGAAACAGAGAACAATGATTCAGCGGCCAGTCAGTGCAGCTCTCTGTCCACGGTCTCCTCGAGAGTCAATTAA